The following proteins are co-located in the Echinicola sp. 20G genome:
- a CDS encoding dockerin type I repeat-containing protein — protein sequence MKAYISNLVLVLLLFSCGGGSQEEQSNIPISEEILVNHVPLSEPGTALKNLPANFTPLFIMGDINEDMKVDSDDINAINNMLNSGSIDQIPCAIAADINANGEINNEDRSLLANFLEKSQGNEFTLYSQPYFSCSYSNFWIAANYLDLQNGHFQFFIPNYKELDISIYSAYEEYPIEVGQNEAIFDIYFPLDLDLEYFDIRLKVGLKYNYHLYLPISYLDKESEIVEDSSIVITPPTPPSPLECPQRGGGCEALIIDYSKKVWFEFDADPIADELPTLGCNLTHITPYMKEIPTPTVVRGFTIYSPSQASITAARTHNRNEHTAVNNAINTHRVAIGAGKELVMEIVRGHGSPCPGVFGAQPGPGVLRNGFHTGNYNALKRKTCAWFTTEITCYSGCTPRIVDGLENLGRAARAKVTVQNIAFHAPYECTTSFAASDANSTVSNGACGTFASSIGTILHNEVLLRNQDIQNGNPPTDYTRLINVLRNPLTTNPPGRYIDYGYMFCQPNHSHFKTGI from the coding sequence ATGAAAGCCTACATTTCAAACCTCGTACTAGTGCTTCTGCTGTTTTCATGCGGAGGAGGAAGCCAAGAAGAGCAAAGTAATATCCCCATTTCTGAAGAAATACTTGTTAATCATGTTCCTCTTTCGGAGCCAGGAACAGCCTTAAAAAATTTACCGGCCAACTTCACGCCCTTATTTATCATGGGAGACATCAATGAAGATATGAAGGTAGATAGTGACGACATCAACGCTATCAATAATATGCTCAACTCTGGAAGTATTGATCAAATCCCCTGTGCTATCGCTGCGGACATCAATGCCAACGGTGAAATCAACAATGAGGACCGTTCCTTGCTAGCAAACTTCCTGGAAAAAAGTCAAGGTAATGAGTTCACTTTGTACAGTCAACCTTACTTTTCTTGTTCCTATTCCAACTTCTGGATAGCCGCCAATTATCTTGATTTACAAAATGGGCATTTTCAGTTTTTTATCCCAAACTATAAGGAATTGGACATCTCTATTTATTCAGCTTATGAAGAATACCCCATTGAGGTTGGTCAAAACGAAGCGATATTTGACATCTATTTTCCACTTGACTTAGATTTGGAATATTTTGATATAAGACTGAAAGTGGGCTTAAAATACAATTACCATCTTTACTTGCCCATTAGTTATTTAGATAAAGAAAGTGAAATCGTCGAAGACAGCAGTATAGTCATCACTCCTCCTACACCGCCATCACCGCTGGAATGTCCACAAAGAGGGGGAGGCTGTGAAGCACTGATCATAGATTATTCCAAAAAAGTTTGGTTTGAATTTGATGCAGATCCTATTGCAGATGAATTGCCTACCTTGGGCTGTAACCTCACACATATTACACCCTATATGAAAGAAATTCCTACGCCCACAGTTGTAAGGGGCTTTACCATTTATTCCCCAAGCCAAGCATCCATAACTGCCGCAAGGACTCATAATAGGAATGAACACACTGCCGTAAACAATGCCATCAACACTCACAGGGTTGCTATTGGGGCTGGTAAGGAACTGGTGATGGAAATCGTAAGGGGCCATGGCAGCCCTTGCCCAGGAGTGTTTGGAGCTCAACCTGGCCCGGGTGTTCTTCGCAATGGATTTCATACAGGAAATTACAACGCTCTCAAAAGAAAAACATGTGCTTGGTTTACTACTGAAATCACTTGCTATTCCGGCTGTACACCGAGAATTGTAGATGGTCTGGAAAACTTGGGCAGAGCAGCCAGAGCAAAGGTAACCGTACAAAACATTGCCTTCCATGCACCTTATGAATGCACCACAAGCTTTGCCGCTTCAGATGCAAATAGTACTGTTTCAAATGGAGCTTGCGGAACGTTCGCCAGTAGCATTGGAACCATCCTTCACAATGAAGTTTTGCTCAGAAATCAAGATATTCAAAACGGCAACCCTCCTACTGATTATACCCGATTGATCAATGTTCTTCGAAATCCATTGACCACTAACCCTCCTGGTCGTTATATTGATTATGGATACATGTTTTGCCAACCCAACCATAGCCATTTCAAAACAGGCATTTAG
- a CDS encoding TonB-dependent receptor domain-containing protein encodes MSKAILPLFLFLLSGLCIAQTGIKGTLKDTQETLPLEYANIALYATKDSSLVAGTVTNAKGQFEILDQQNGDYYLIAQFMGYDKAVVENITIVKSEILDLKTILLSPNQQLLEEVEITGKAFTTMHKIDRQVYEANSFQSSQGGTANDVLRNLPSLTIDASGNISVRGTTGFVVMINGKPVQTDPALILGQIPANSIQNVELVTAPSAKYDPEGKAGLINIITSKGATDGTFVQVNTKIGLPSIEDYDNKENAVRYGADFTINHRKNDWDISFGASYLRNDLAGRREGNVYTIDGDTTTYFPSDGERSFDEKSYSGRFTVGYTPDESNTFSLGFYGGKRSKDRTADIIYYDNHAEINGETIYSMQYYNENLRIRRGDFVLGSFDYSHTFKNKASLSSSFLYEYTMLGGPTTNLNLGYPDTDMVYQDEYNTNDNPLHGVRFQTDYKSAPWSIGTFETGYQFRNLNHTGDFVYERKNNETGEYELVPEFSSNVDLTRQIHSGYGQLSGEKDKWSYSAGLRLEYMDRELDLKDKAGTVDTTYYYDFVKLYPSATLQYAFNEDLTLKAAYSKRVQRTTTFKMNPFPEREHSETLEQGDPTLLPEFVDLTELGLVKDFGDNSLFVTTYYSHIQNLVNRVNTVYNDTILNRIYSNVGTGKSLGLEAGIELNPTKWWNIFASGNIYQYNIKGTFDDRPIDTSSWVYSINANTSFDLSSSLNLQWTVNYLSDRNTAQGEDSRFLSPNLTLKKTFLEGRLSTTLQWLNMDLGLLDTNEQRITTWRENEFYTTTNYVYEVDMIMINISYTFNQLKNKSRFIKSEFGEKEF; translated from the coding sequence ATGAGTAAAGCAATACTACCCTTATTTCTATTTTTATTAAGCGGGCTTTGTATAGCCCAAACAGGCATCAAAGGCACTTTAAAGGACACCCAAGAAACTCTTCCTCTTGAATATGCCAACATCGCCTTATACGCCACCAAAGACAGTAGTCTCGTTGCTGGAACGGTAACCAATGCAAAAGGCCAATTTGAGATCTTAGATCAGCAAAACGGCGACTATTACTTGATTGCCCAGTTTATGGGCTATGACAAAGCAGTAGTTGAAAATATAACGATTGTAAAATCCGAGATCTTGGATCTGAAAACCATCTTACTCTCTCCCAACCAACAGCTATTGGAGGAAGTAGAAATCACAGGCAAGGCTTTTACCACCATGCACAAAATAGACCGACAAGTCTATGAGGCCAATAGCTTCCAATCCAGTCAGGGCGGTACTGCCAATGACGTTCTGCGTAACCTCCCCTCTTTGACTATAGATGCCAGTGGAAACATTTCTGTAAGGGGCACCACAGGCTTTGTGGTGATGATCAATGGCAAACCTGTTCAAACTGACCCGGCTTTAATCTTAGGACAGATACCCGCCAACAGTATCCAAAATGTAGAATTGGTGACCGCCCCATCGGCCAAATATGATCCAGAGGGAAAAGCAGGGCTTATCAATATCATCACTTCCAAAGGAGCAACTGACGGCACTTTTGTTCAAGTCAATACCAAAATTGGCCTGCCTAGCATTGAAGATTATGACAACAAAGAAAATGCAGTCAGGTATGGGGCCGACTTCACCATCAATCACCGGAAAAACGATTGGGACATTTCTTTTGGGGCCAGCTATCTAAGAAACGATCTTGCAGGAAGAAGAGAAGGAAATGTCTACACCATCGATGGTGACACCACTACTTATTTCCCTTCAGATGGGGAAAGAAGTTTTGATGAGAAAAGTTATTCAGGAAGATTTACGGTGGGATATACCCCCGATGAGTCTAACACTTTTAGCCTTGGTTTCTATGGTGGTAAAAGAAGCAAAGATAGAACTGCTGACATTATTTATTATGACAATCACGCAGAAATAAACGGGGAAACTATTTACTCCATGCAGTATTATAATGAAAATCTTCGAATCCGAAGAGGAGATTTTGTCTTAGGAAGTTTTGACTATAGCCACACTTTTAAAAATAAGGCCAGCTTAAGTTCTTCCTTTTTATATGAATACACCATGTTGGGTGGTCCAACAACCAACCTAAACCTGGGCTATCCAGATACTGACATGGTGTACCAAGACGAATACAATACCAATGATAATCCACTTCATGGAGTAAGGTTCCAAACAGATTATAAGTCAGCACCGTGGAGCATAGGCACTTTCGAAACAGGCTATCAATTCAGAAACCTTAACCATACCGGTGACTTTGTCTATGAAAGAAAAAACAATGAAACAGGTGAATATGAATTGGTGCCGGAATTTTCAAGTAATGTGGACCTCACCAGGCAGATCCATTCTGGCTATGGGCAGCTCTCTGGTGAAAAAGACAAATGGAGCTACTCTGCAGGACTTAGGCTAGAATATATGGATAGAGAATTGGACCTTAAAGACAAGGCAGGAACAGTGGACACTACCTATTACTATGACTTTGTCAAACTCTATCCTTCAGCCACTTTACAGTATGCCTTCAATGAGGACCTGACGTTAAAAGCAGCCTACAGTAAAAGAGTGCAAAGGACAACCACCTTTAAAATGAACCCCTTTCCTGAAAGGGAACACTCCGAAACATTGGAGCAAGGTGACCCTACCCTCTTACCAGAGTTTGTGGATTTGACAGAACTGGGATTGGTTAAAGACTTTGGAGACAACTCACTCTTTGTTACCACTTACTACAGTCATATCCAAAACCTGGTAAACAGGGTCAATACCGTTTATAACGACACCATCCTCAACAGGATCTACTCCAATGTAGGAACTGGAAAATCACTGGGACTTGAAGCGGGAATAGAGCTCAATCCGACCAAATGGTGGAACATCTTTGCCAGTGGAAACATCTATCAATATAACATCAAAGGAACCTTTGATGATAGACCTATTGACACTTCAAGCTGGGTTTACTCCATCAATGCCAACACAAGTTTTGACCTTTCTTCTTCCTTAAACTTACAGTGGACCGTAAATTACCTTTCTGACAGAAATACTGCCCAAGGTGAGGATTCCAGGTTCCTATCCCCTAACCTGACCTTAAAAAAGACATTTTTGGAAGGAAGGCTAAGCACAACTTTGCAGTGGCTAAATATGGATCTAGGTCTTTTGGATACCAATGAACAACGAATCACCACTTGGAGGGAAAATGAATTCTACACCACGACCAATTATGTCTACGAGGTGGATATGATCATGATCAATATTAGCTACACCTTCAATCAGTTAAAGAATAAATCACGCTTCATTAAGAGCGAATTCGGAGAGAAGGAATTTTAG
- a CDS encoding AraC family transcriptional regulator produces the protein MDFNFKKKLDDELVLKISRMKPVIKPTKPHKHAGYHELIFLSKGSGQHTIGDETFDVVPPTGFYLGPGQVHCWDFSKVPDGFVVLFKEEVLTHYPKALNCLFEFPKHFKIQDEGAFFKILEDFYHAFKNKEDEDLLTAFLNLVVIKSHSLSQKSKPHNPSVTSDFAHFKQLLNEHFMEANHAEEYAKMMNMSLKRLNKVCKMSVNATAREVIKERLLIEAKNLLTHTSSNVTEIAYKLNFTDSSNFVKFFKSLTTLTPLEYRSKAIAR, from the coding sequence ATGGATTTCAATTTTAAGAAAAAGCTCGATGATGAACTGGTTTTGAAAATATCCAGAATGAAGCCAGTGATCAAACCTACAAAGCCTCACAAGCATGCAGGTTATCATGAGCTTATTTTTCTTTCCAAGGGTTCCGGTCAACACACCATAGGAGATGAAACGTTTGATGTGGTACCACCTACAGGTTTCTACTTGGGACCTGGACAGGTTCACTGCTGGGACTTTTCCAAAGTTCCTGATGGTTTTGTGGTTTTGTTCAAAGAAGAAGTACTCACCCATTATCCCAAGGCGTTAAACTGCCTTTTTGAATTTCCAAAGCATTTTAAAATTCAAGATGAAGGTGCTTTTTTCAAAATTCTTGAAGACTTCTACCATGCCTTTAAAAACAAAGAGGACGAAGACTTATTAACTGCTTTTCTCAACTTGGTAGTTATCAAGAGCCATTCCCTATCCCAGAAAAGCAAGCCCCATAATCCAAGTGTTACCAGTGACTTTGCTCATTTCAAACAACTGTTGAATGAGCATTTTATGGAAGCCAATCACGCCGAAGAATATGCCAAAATGATGAACATGTCCCTTAAGCGTTTGAATAAGGTTTGCAAAATGTCCGTAAATGCTACAGCGAGGGAAGTAATCAAAGAAAGGTTACTGATAGAGGCTAAAAACCTTCTAACACATACGAGTAGCAACGTTACTGAAATAGCCTATAAGCTGAACTTTACAGATTCATCCAATTTTGTAAAATTCTTCAAATCATTGACCACGCTGACTCCACTGGAATACAGATCTAAGGCAATTGCCCGATAA
- a CDS encoding DUF6807 family protein: protein MKTKLIFIFLSCFLVQINSFAQELAFEKTSEGIILKENNQPRYFYLTATKTLNGKYPRANYVHPLYGLNEEVLTEDFPEDHFHHRGIFWTWHQLYVNGKRIADPWFCEGISWKVTNTNMNINDGIAELESEVAWLSDSLGQSEVLRENVKITYERLEKGAYALTFDIKLNALVDNLELGGSEDEKGYGGFSPRVKLPEDIQFSSEGIKIEPQTLPVQAGPWMNLIGSFDNHSTSGIVIMGEPQMLPHYQGWILRSANSMQNMAFPGRNPIRIPKGEPLHFRNQIIVHQGLKSDEISHYYKKFTQTQ from the coding sequence ATGAAAACCAAACTGATCTTTATCTTTCTTTCCTGCTTTTTAGTCCAAATTAATTCATTTGCTCAGGAGTTGGCTTTTGAAAAGACTTCCGAAGGGATAATTTTGAAAGAAAACAACCAGCCAAGATATTTCTACCTAACTGCCACAAAAACGTTAAATGGTAAATACCCAAGAGCCAATTATGTGCATCCCCTTTATGGACTAAACGAGGAAGTGTTAACGGAGGACTTTCCTGAGGATCATTTCCACCATAGGGGAATTTTTTGGACCTGGCATCAACTCTATGTTAACGGAAAACGTATTGCCGATCCTTGGTTCTGTGAAGGCATTTCTTGGAAAGTCACCAATACCAACATGAATATCAATGATGGTATTGCTGAATTGGAGTCTGAAGTAGCTTGGCTATCGGATAGTTTGGGACAAAGTGAAGTGTTAAGGGAAAATGTTAAAATCACTTATGAACGATTGGAAAAAGGGGCTTATGCTCTCACCTTTGACATAAAACTCAATGCTTTGGTGGACAATCTTGAATTGGGAGGTTCAGAAGATGAAAAAGGTTATGGTGGCTTTTCCCCAAGAGTCAAGCTCCCTGAGGATATTCAGTTTTCATCTGAAGGTATAAAAATAGAACCACAGACTTTACCTGTCCAAGCAGGTCCCTGGATGAACCTAATTGGAAGTTTTGACAATCACTCCACATCTGGTATTGTCATCATGGGTGAGCCTCAAATGCTTCCTCATTACCAAGGTTGGATCCTAAGAAGTGCCAACAGCATGCAAAACATGGCTTTTCCTGGTCGAAATCCTATAAGAATACCTAAAGGTGAGCCATTACACTTTAGAAACCAGATCATTGTCCATCAAGGATTAAAAAGTGATGAAATTTCTCATTATTACAAAAAATTCACACAAACTCAATAG
- a CDS encoding transketolase family protein, with amino-acid sequence MEKTLDTKFTYTEKSDTRSGFGDGLLEAGRKNPNVVGLCADLIGSLKMGAFQKEFPERFFQVGIAEANMMGLAAGMSINGKIPFTGTFANFSTGRVYDQIRQSIAYSEKNVKICASHAGLTLGEDGATHQILEDLGMMKMLPNMTVINPCDYNQTKAATMAIAEHHGPVYLRFGRPKWPIFTPSDQKFEIGKAWKMIEGTDVTIFATGHLVWEAVVAEAKLREEGISAEVINIHTIKPLDTEAILESVAKTGCCVTAEEHQYNGGLGDSVAQTLVRNNPAPQEFVGVDDSFGESGTPTDLLEKYGLNADNIVKAAKKAIGRK; translated from the coding sequence ATGGAAAAGACTTTAGATACTAAATTCACCTATACAGAAAAAAGCGACACCCGTTCCGGTTTCGGTGATGGGCTTTTGGAAGCTGGACGTAAAAATCCAAATGTTGTCGGACTATGTGCGGACTTGATCGGTTCCCTTAAAATGGGTGCTTTCCAAAAAGAATTTCCGGAGAGGTTCTTCCAAGTAGGCATTGCCGAGGCCAATATGATGGGCCTTGCTGCTGGTATGAGCATTAATGGAAAAATTCCTTTTACAGGTACTTTCGCCAACTTCTCCACTGGCCGCGTTTATGACCAAATCCGCCAATCCATCGCCTATTCTGAAAAGAATGTAAAAATCTGTGCTTCACACGCAGGTTTGACTTTGGGAGAAGACGGCGCTACCCACCAGATTTTGGAAGACTTGGGCATGATGAAAATGTTGCCTAATATGACCGTAATCAATCCTTGTGATTACAATCAAACCAAAGCAGCCACCATGGCGATTGCGGAACACCATGGTCCTGTTTATTTGAGATTTGGTCGTCCTAAATGGCCTATCTTTACTCCTTCTGATCAAAAGTTTGAGATCGGAAAGGCATGGAAAATGATCGAAGGCACTGATGTAACCATCTTTGCTACAGGGCATTTGGTATGGGAAGCAGTTGTGGCTGAAGCCAAACTGAGAGAAGAAGGCATCAGTGCTGAGGTGATCAATATCCACACCATCAAGCCATTGGATACGGAAGCAATATTGGAATCAGTGGCCAAGACAGGTTGCTGTGTAACCGCCGAAGAACACCAGTACAATGGTGGCCTTGGTGATAGTGTTGCGCAGACTTTGGTAAGGAACAATCCTGCTCCACAGGAATTCGTGGGAGTAGATGATTCTTTCGGTGAATCTGGTACTCCTACCGATCTGCTTGAGAAATATGGCTTGAATGCTGACAATATTGTCAAAGCAGCTAAAAAAGCTATCGGAAGAAAGTAA
- a CDS encoding transketolase, producing the protein MEKLSTEQLKKTASQVRRDILRMVHEVQSGHPGASLGCTEFFVALYFNQLNHNNDFKIEGKGEDLFFLSNGHISPVWYSVLARSGYFDTAELKTFRKIDSRLQGHPATEEGLPGIRIASGSLGQGLSVAIGAAQAKKIDGDEGVVYALMGDGEQQEGQIWEAAMYAPHHKVDNLIATIDFNGQQIDGPTNAVMNLNDLKAKWEAFGWEVIDTLKGNDMESVLAGLEYARTLLGKGKPVLNLLHTEMGYGVDFMVGTHKWHGIAPSDEQLENALGQLEETLGDY; encoded by the coding sequence ATGGAAAAGCTATCAACCGAACAACTAAAAAAGACCGCTTCACAAGTGAGACGGGACATTTTGCGTATGGTTCACGAAGTACAGTCCGGACACCCAGGTGCCTCATTGGGATGTACCGAATTTTTCGTGGCACTTTACTTCAACCAATTGAATCATAACAATGATTTCAAAATAGAAGGAAAAGGTGAAGACCTATTCTTCCTATCCAACGGACACATCTCTCCGGTTTGGTACAGTGTGCTGGCCAGAAGCGGATATTTTGATACAGCTGAGCTTAAAACATTCAGAAAAATAGACAGCAGACTTCAAGGTCACCCGGCCACTGAGGAAGGTCTTCCAGGCATCAGGATCGCATCTGGTTCATTGGGTCAAGGGCTTTCTGTAGCTATCGGTGCAGCCCAAGCCAAAAAAATTGATGGAGATGAAGGCGTTGTTTACGCCCTTATGGGAGATGGTGAACAGCAAGAAGGACAAATTTGGGAAGCGGCCATGTATGCCCCTCACCACAAAGTGGACAACTTGATCGCTACCATTGACTTTAATGGACAACAAATCGACGGACCTACCAACGCTGTTATGAACTTAAATGACCTGAAAGCAAAGTGGGAAGCATTTGGTTGGGAAGTAATTGACACCCTTAAAGGCAATGATATGGAATCTGTACTGGCTGGTTTGGAATATGCCAGAACACTTTTGGGTAAAGGTAAGCCGGTATTGAACCTGCTTCATACTGAAATGGGCTATGGTGTAGACTTTATGGTTGGTACACACAAATGGCATGGTATTGCTCCAAGTGATGAGCAATTGGAAAATGCTTTGGGCCAATTGGAAGAAACCCTTGGTGACTACTAA
- the bcp gene encoding thioredoxin-dependent thiol peroxidase, which yields MSLEVGNKAPEFEAKDQDGNTIKLSDYLGKKVVLYFYPKDNTPGCTAQACDLRDNYDALLKAGYIVLGISTDSEKSHKKFIEKFELPFPLIADEDKTVHELYNTWREKKNYGRTYMGTVRTTFVIDEEGNIAEIIEKVKTKEHSNQILK from the coding sequence ATGTCATTAGAAGTAGGAAACAAGGCACCTGAATTTGAAGCGAAAGACCAAGATGGCAACACTATCAAATTGTCCGACTATCTCGGCAAAAAGGTAGTTCTATATTTTTATCCCAAAGACAATACACCGGGCTGTACTGCTCAAGCTTGTGATTTGAGAGACAATTACGATGCGCTTCTGAAAGCTGGGTATATCGTATTGGGGATCAGTACTGATTCTGAAAAATCCCATAAGAAGTTCATCGAAAAATTTGAACTTCCATTTCCGCTCATTGCAGATGAAGACAAGACTGTTCACGAGCTTTACAATACTTGGAGAGAAAAGAAAAACTATGGCAGGACCTATATGGGGACTGTTAGAACCACTTTTGTTATCGATGAAGAAGGCAATATTGCCGAAATCATCGAAAAAGTAAAAACCAAAGAACATTCAAATCAAATACTTAAATAA
- a CDS encoding M23 family metallopeptidase, whose protein sequence is MRLNKFLLLFLFWAWSSVGFSQVDKNYYQFPIKPGERNYLSGNMSEIRPNHFHSGIDIKTDGRQGLPVYAAADGYVYRMKISTYGYGNVIYLKHTNGQYTLYGHLRDFNAKIAKYMWQKMADAEENSLEVYPEASALPVKKGEIIAYSGNTGSSGGPHLHFEIRDSLDRALDPLKFGFSEIKDTTPPTFRTIAITPLTLESRVNGQFQRTVLRLNFRGNEFVIDKPIEITGKVGIEVRAYDKLDGAYNQNGFPHFEIYEGGIKTFDLNVDKIDFNLGRFLLSHTHQNSYTKLYTTPYNQFDYYSPDSLFGGAIEVSPDSIKDVDVVLEDVFGNRRNLSLKFKGEKENHAVSTYSASRSKVDFEHNWMIVRADKQETNKMATFYVNGLMMDVMLSYEDPRYRTYIWDMEYGIPDSIDVCTEIIYPKVQAKIPFNKEYYFNDGRTIIQTEANSLLETLFLYTESGSYNGRPSIKINDDRDGYLREEITTSMDISSYNRPKEYVDVYQLYANGYKRFVGGEWTNDHITFKTKNFGTFVLAEDDIAPTIRPIRINSSQLRFSIRDNLSGIHSFEARIDGKWVILRFEHKSGVIWTEKIDKAPFKGQFELKVTDNAGNSAVFSRKL, encoded by the coding sequence TTGAGATTAAATAAATTCCTGCTCCTTTTTCTTTTCTGGGCTTGGTCATCCGTTGGTTTTTCGCAGGTAGATAAAAATTATTATCAATTCCCCATCAAGCCTGGTGAGCGAAATTACCTTTCCGGTAATATGAGTGAAATTCGCCCTAACCATTTTCACAGTGGCATCGACATCAAAACCGATGGTAGGCAGGGCTTGCCGGTCTATGCCGCCGCAGACGGATATGTCTACCGCATGAAGATATCCACTTATGGCTATGGAAATGTAATTTACCTGAAACATACGAATGGGCAATACACACTCTATGGCCACCTCAGAGATTTTAACGCCAAAATCGCTAAATACATGTGGCAGAAGATGGCTGATGCTGAGGAAAATTCCTTAGAAGTTTATCCGGAAGCCTCGGCACTACCAGTCAAAAAGGGGGAAATCATCGCCTACTCTGGAAATACGGGAAGCTCAGGAGGCCCCCACCTTCATTTTGAAATCCGAGACAGCTTGGACAGGGCTTTGGATCCGCTAAAGTTTGGCTTTAGTGAAATCAAGGACACTACCCCTCCTACTTTTAGGACCATTGCCATTACACCCCTTACTTTAGAGAGCAGGGTAAATGGGCAATTCCAAAGGACTGTGCTTCGCTTAAACTTTAGAGGAAATGAGTTTGTTATTGACAAACCAATCGAAATTACTGGAAAAGTAGGAATCGAAGTAAGGGCATATGATAAATTAGACGGTGCATATAACCAAAACGGCTTCCCACATTTTGAAATCTATGAAGGTGGAATCAAGACTTTTGACCTCAATGTTGATAAAATAGATTTTAACCTTGGTAGGTTTTTATTGAGCCATACCCACCAAAATAGTTATACGAAACTCTATACCACACCCTATAATCAATTCGATTATTATAGCCCTGACAGCCTTTTTGGTGGGGCCATTGAAGTTAGTCCTGATAGTATTAAGGATGTTGACGTGGTGCTAGAAGATGTCTTTGGCAATAGACGAAATCTATCTTTAAAATTTAAAGGCGAAAAGGAAAACCATGCAGTAAGTACCTATTCTGCTTCAAGAAGCAAAGTAGATTTTGAGCACAATTGGATGATTGTCAGAGCGGATAAGCAGGAGACCAACAAAATGGCTACCTTCTATGTGAATGGACTGATGATGGACGTGATGCTTTCCTATGAAGACCCAAGGTACAGGACCTATATATGGGATATGGAATATGGCATTCCGGATTCAATAGATGTATGCACTGAAATCATTTACCCTAAGGTTCAAGCAAAAATCCCTTTCAACAAAGAGTATTATTTCAATGATGGCCGCACCATTATCCAAACGGAAGCCAATAGTTTGTTAGAAACACTATTTCTCTACACAGAAAGTGGAAGCTACAACGGGCGTCCATCCATTAAAATCAACGATGACCGGGATGGCTACCTGAGGGAGGAAATAACCACTAGCATGGATATTTCCAGCTATAATAGACCCAAAGAGTATGTGGACGTTTATCAACTTTATGCTAACGGTTATAAGCGTTTTGTAGGGGGGGAATGGACCAATGACCACATTACCTTCAAAACCAAAAATTTTGGTACTTTTGTACTCGCCGAGGATGATATAGCGCCTACTATTCGCCCCATAAGGATTAATTCATCCCAACTTAGATTTTCCATTAGGGACAATCTTTCAGGGATTCATAGTTTTGAGGCCAGAATTGATGGAAAATGGGTTATTTTGCGATTCGAACATAAAAGTGGTGTCATTTGGACAGAAAAGATTGACAAAGCCCCTTTCAAAGGGCAGTTTGAATTGAAAGTAACTGATAATGCAGGAAATTCTGCTGTTTTTAGCAGGAAGCTCTAG
- a CDS encoding fumarylacetoacetate hydrolase family protein produces MKIIAIGRNYVEHIEELQNERPENPVVFLKPDTALLKNNLPFYLPDFSNDIHHEVELVLKINREGKFIKREFAHRYFDEIGIGIDFTARDIQKTCKEKGLPWEIAKGFNGSAPVGSFLPKESFNDLSDINFHLNINGVQKQKGNTTMMLYDFGVILEYISKFFTLKKGDLIFTGTPAGVGKVNVGDRLEAYIEEEKLLDFEIK; encoded by the coding sequence ATGAAAATCATCGCCATTGGCCGAAATTACGTGGAGCATATTGAAGAACTCCAAAATGAAAGACCCGAAAATCCTGTTGTTTTTTTGAAGCCCGATACCGCGCTGCTGAAAAACAATCTACCTTTCTATTTGCCTGATTTCTCCAATGACATCCATCATGAAGTAGAACTTGTACTAAAAATCAACAGAGAGGGAAAATTTATCAAAAGGGAATTTGCTCATCGCTACTTTGATGAAATTGGTATTGGCATTGATTTTACAGCAAGGGACATTCAGAAAACCTGCAAAGAAAAAGGATTACCATGGGAAATTGCCAAGGGGTTCAATGGCTCTGCTCCTGTTGGAAGCTTTCTACCCAAGGAAAGTTTTAATGATCTATCTGACATCAATTTCCATCTGAATATCAATGGTGTACAAAAACAAAAGGGTAATACCACTATGATGCTTTATGATTTTGGTGTGATTCTAGAATATATTTCAAAGTTTTTTACGTTAAAAAAAGGAGATCTCATATTTACTGGCACGCCAGCTGGAGTTGGTAAAGTAAATGTAGGAGATCGTTTGGAAGCATACATAGAAGAAGAAAAATTACTTGATTTTGAGATTAAATAA